From the genome of Gemmatimonas phototrophica, one region includes:
- a CDS encoding c-type cytochrome gives MFTLPLFAFSLAVAFVTPPAVLAPPPQPPDGAKIYAATCQACHQANGLGLGTQFPPLVGSEWVTGREDRLILIILHGITGEIEVEGESFNGLMPTWGPTFGDADVAAVATYVRGAWGNKAAPVSVATVARVRAAFATRTTPWTAGELQRALAK, from the coding sequence ATGTTCACGCTTCCCCTGTTCGCATTCTCGCTCGCCGTGGCGTTCGTGACTCCGCCAGCGGTGCTGGCGCCGCCACCGCAGCCTCCCGACGGCGCCAAAATCTACGCGGCCACCTGCCAAGCCTGTCACCAGGCCAACGGCCTCGGACTCGGCACCCAGTTCCCGCCGCTCGTGGGCTCGGAGTGGGTCACGGGCCGCGAAGACCGACTCATCCTCATCATTCTCCACGGCATCACCGGCGAGATTGAAGTGGAGGGGGAATCGTTCAACGGCCTCATGCCCACCTGGGGCCCCACCTTTGGCGACGCCGATGTGGCGGCGGTTGCGACGTATGTTCGCGGAGCCTGGGGCAACAAGGCGGCTCCTGTTTCGGTCGCAACTGTGGCGCGCGTACGGGCGGCGTTTGCCACGCGCACTACACCGTGGACCGCCGGCGAACTGCAGCGGGCGCTGGCGAAGTAG
- a CDS encoding alpha/beta hydrolase has protein sequence MTSLSRGAGRALAALFTVSAMLSPGARLAAQAPGADSVLSQWRQRNSALATPAFAATWQTPPAEFRRNWDAALEGEREALGRYRERLTASQFEEELMRLRLRHAWGRVLWPYFHWRESEAADVAPDVTLDTLLRTLPLEEERWWSLPEHAELRGALVHERARTLLARRSALRTGDAQWLRAEFEAARALFQNESAQRRITTALLLTYLDENNERGVDSVYAQWMALRPDSAARWRVDSLIADHRATRAGHAIDTYRRIDDVPLELHLLRPTAGDTTGDRPALLWFHGGSGTSGNWSYSPGIVRELRRLGITVVGVEFRTGNRFDAGPIEQAEDARAAFEYVQRNTARLRIDPHRIGVAGFSSGAGLALWLGTRGYSAQVLDTSVAPTERRYPAAVITSGVCVDPAGPKEDGYFHKRVSARAPVRLFSPIDLVAAGQPRTLMIHAAKDEYCDFADAERFSVMSRVVGNDVRFVPVPNATHFFGFYDRPGQAIMRTAIEEALVNWGWLRRP, from the coding sequence ATGACCTCTCTTTCGCGTGGTGCCGGTCGGGCGCTCGCCGCGCTGTTCACCGTGAGTGCCATGCTCAGCCCCGGCGCTCGCCTTGCGGCGCAGGCGCCGGGCGCCGATTCGGTTCTCTCCCAATGGCGGCAACGGAACAGCGCACTCGCCACACCTGCGTTTGCGGCCACGTGGCAAACGCCCCCCGCGGAGTTCCGCCGCAACTGGGACGCCGCGCTCGAGGGTGAACGCGAGGCGCTTGGGCGATATCGCGAGCGCCTCACGGCGAGCCAGTTCGAGGAAGAACTGATGCGACTCCGCCTCCGGCACGCCTGGGGGCGTGTCTTGTGGCCCTACTTCCACTGGCGTGAGAGCGAGGCGGCGGATGTGGCTCCCGACGTTACGCTGGATACACTTCTCCGCACCCTGCCGCTCGAGGAGGAACGCTGGTGGTCGCTGCCGGAGCATGCCGAGTTACGGGGCGCGCTGGTGCACGAGCGCGCGCGCACGCTGCTGGCGCGACGCTCTGCCCTGCGCACCGGTGACGCGCAATGGCTGCGCGCCGAGTTTGAGGCGGCGCGCGCACTGTTCCAGAACGAGTCGGCACAGCGGCGCATCACCACGGCATTGCTCCTCACATATCTCGACGAGAACAACGAACGCGGTGTCGACTCGGTCTACGCCCAATGGATGGCATTGCGCCCCGACTCGGCCGCACGCTGGCGCGTCGACTCACTGATCGCCGATCATCGCGCCACGCGCGCCGGGCACGCGATCGACACCTATCGCCGCATCGACGATGTTCCGCTCGAATTGCACCTCCTGCGTCCGACCGCCGGCGACACCACCGGTGATCGTCCCGCCTTGCTCTGGTTTCATGGCGGGTCAGGCACGTCAGGAAACTGGAGCTACTCACCCGGCATTGTCCGTGAACTCCGGCGGCTCGGCATCACGGTCGTGGGGGTGGAGTTTCGCACCGGCAACCGGTTCGACGCCGGCCCAATCGAGCAGGCCGAGGACGCACGGGCAGCGTTCGAATACGTCCAGCGCAATACGGCCCGCCTCCGCATTGATCCTCATCGCATTGGTGTCGCCGGTTTCTCCTCCGGGGCGGGGCTCGCGCTGTGGCTTGGCACGCGTGGCTATTCCGCTCAGGTGCTCGACACCAGTGTTGCTCCGACCGAGCGTCGGTATCCGGCGGCGGTGATCACGAGCGGTGTGTGCGTGGATCCCGCCGGCCCCAAGGAGGACGGGTACTTCCACAAACGCGTCAGTGCGCGGGCTCCTGTTCGCCTCTTTTCACCAATTGACCTTGTTGCTGCCGGTCAGCCGCGTACACTCATGATTCACGCGGCCAAGGATGAGTACTGCGACTTTGCCGATGCCGAACGGTTCAGTGTGATGTCGCGTGTCGTCGGCAATGACGTGCGGTTCGTGCCGGTCCCCAACGCGACGCACTTTTTTGGTTTCTATGACCGTCCGGGCCAGGCTATCATGCGCACGGCTATCGAAGAGGCGCTGGTGAACTGGGGCTGGCTGCGCCGGCCGTAG
- a CDS encoding carboxypeptidase-like regulatory domain-containing protein: MHFATVRALLAAGLMLLGGGAPAMAQLTPAGPPVSAPVRGVVYDSVARAPLAYAAVRLFQPGKVSDGIDTRTDSTGAFSVPALSAGPWLVSFLHPRLDSLRIEAPVAQVQVVEAGTITLTLAIPSAATLAKRLCGSPPEDSVAVVTGDVRDAMRRRPVVGAMVRASWPEWVFAKARMGREEVARAARTDSSGTFVLCHVPMGTTVTALASRGRDSTGVVELPVPTRAYVVADFVLDVRDAAIAGTGGEVAAAGRADSMAFSLRRGAGMVRGTVRTPDGSPFANAIARVLGSGSVVRTDSTGTFRLADAVAGTQTVEVRAVGFDARRLPVVLTPGIPLSVQVTLEKSRVMLDTVRVTAGRVLPPDVRAIERRWRRGLGTILDGATVRERTSTQLTSVLWGIPGVRLGMRAGYGNVVYVRGGGGGECIPPIYLDGFRFEANGISIDEIVPPSEVAAIEMYPRAMQRPAEFTDLGDCGVLVVWTRSFLGNVPVMDPRRRGR; encoded by the coding sequence ATGCACTTCGCTACGGTTCGCGCGTTGCTGGCAGCGGGGCTGATGCTGCTTGGCGGTGGCGCCCCCGCCATGGCGCAGCTCACACCGGCAGGGCCTCCTGTATCGGCGCCGGTGCGTGGCGTGGTGTACGACAGTGTTGCCCGCGCGCCACTGGCGTACGCCGCCGTGCGGCTTTTTCAGCCAGGGAAGGTTTCGGACGGAATCGACACGCGCACCGACTCGACCGGCGCCTTTAGTGTGCCGGCCCTGTCAGCGGGCCCATGGTTGGTGAGCTTTCTGCACCCGCGACTCGATTCCCTGCGCATTGAGGCGCCGGTGGCGCAGGTGCAGGTGGTGGAGGCAGGTACCATCACGCTCACGCTCGCCATTCCGAGTGCGGCCACGCTGGCAAAGCGCCTGTGCGGCTCTCCCCCGGAGGACAGTGTGGCCGTCGTCACGGGCGATGTGCGCGACGCCATGCGGCGACGCCCGGTGGTGGGGGCGATGGTGCGGGCCAGTTGGCCGGAGTGGGTGTTTGCCAAGGCGCGCATGGGGCGCGAAGAGGTGGCCCGCGCCGCGCGCACCGACTCGTCGGGCACATTCGTACTCTGTCACGTACCCATGGGCACGACGGTCACGGCACTCGCCTCTCGCGGCCGCGACAGTACCGGGGTGGTGGAACTGCCCGTGCCCACACGGGCCTATGTGGTGGCGGATTTCGTGCTCGACGTGCGCGACGCAGCAATTGCGGGCACCGGCGGCGAGGTGGCGGCGGCGGGGCGCGCCGACAGCATGGCATTCTCGTTGCGGCGTGGCGCGGGGATGGTGCGCGGCACGGTGCGCACACCGGATGGATCGCCATTCGCCAACGCGATTGCGCGCGTGTTGGGGAGCGGCAGTGTGGTGCGCACGGACAGCACCGGTACCTTTCGGTTGGCCGATGCCGTTGCGGGCACGCAAACGGTGGAGGTGCGCGCCGTGGGCTTCGACGCACGCCGCCTGCCGGTCGTCCTTACACCGGGCATCCCGCTGTCGGTGCAGGTGACGCTCGAGAAGTCGCGCGTCATGCTGGACACCGTGCGCGTCACCGCTGGTCGCGTGTTGCCGCCCGACGTGCGAGCCATTGAACGACGGTGGCGCCGCGGGTTGGGCACCATTCTCGACGGCGCCACCGTTCGCGAGCGCACCAGCACGCAGCTCACGAGTGTGCTGTGGGGCATCCCGGGGGTGCGGCTGGGCATGCGCGCGGGGTACGGCAACGTGGTGTACGTTCGCGGTGGTGGCGGTGGCGAATGTATTCCTCCTATCTACCTCGATGGCTTCCGTTTTGAGGCCAACGGCATCTCCATCGATGAAATCGTGCCGCCCAGCGAAGTGGCCGCCATTGAGATGTATCCGCGCGCCATGCAGCGCCCCGCCGAGTTCACCGATCTGGGGGACTGTGGGGTGCTGGTGGTGTGGACGCGCTCATTTCTGGGCAACGTGCCGGTGATGGACCCGCGCCGTCGCGGGCGCTGA
- a CDS encoding carboxypeptidase regulatory-like domain-containing protein has protein sequence MIKSSVARRKMTLGVGAALLAATVAGRVHAQPAARLRGVVFDSVARAPLADAAVRVFRSNQAADGFDARTDSQGGFSVPVLPAGTWLVSFLHPRLDALRIEAPLAQVQVVEAGTITLTLAIPGAATLARRLCGVPPEDSLAVVTGDVRDATQRRPVAGAMVRASWPEWVFANKKMGREDAVREARADSTGQFVLCHVPQNSIVTALAYLGADTTGVIELSVPTAEYVVADFVLDRTATGAPTRERRGAGTVRGVVTTPNGQPLVNAVARVLGSGSPARSDSAGRFRVADAVAGTQTLEVRSVGFEPQRIPVVLRAGEVANVAIALASSGTRIDTVRVTAGRVVPWQVERIEARWKQGLGVIMDGATIRERTSTTLTTALWNVPGVRLGNRLGSGNTIIMRGQNGRECFPRIFLDGYSISRGITATTARNPNLDGFVELSLDEIVTPGDVLAMEVYDNPMKVPPEFFSGGDCGVVLVWTGYALKKVAPIDPRRRQ, from the coding sequence ATGATCAAGTCGTCTGTCGCGCGAAGGAAGATGACGCTCGGCGTGGGGGCAGCGCTGCTTGCGGCGACCGTGGCTGGCCGCGTACACGCGCAGCCTGCGGCGCGTTTGCGCGGGGTGGTGTTTGATAGCGTGGCTCGGGCGCCACTCGCCGATGCGGCGGTGCGAGTCTTCCGCTCCAATCAGGCCGCCGACGGTTTCGACGCGCGAACGGATTCGCAGGGTGGCTTTAGTGTGCCCGTGCTGCCAGCGGGCACGTGGTTGGTCAGCTTTCTGCATCCACGGCTCGACGCGCTGCGCATTGAGGCGCCGCTGGCGCAGGTGCAGGTGGTGGAGGCGGGCACCATCACGCTTACGCTCGCCATTCCGGGCGCGGCCACGCTGGCACGGCGCCTGTGCGGTGTTCCTCCGGAAGACAGTCTGGCGGTCGTCACGGGCGACGTGCGTGACGCCACCCAGCGGCGCCCGGTGGCGGGGGCGATGGTGCGGGCCAGTTGGCCGGAGTGGGTGTTTGCCAACAAGAAGATGGGTCGCGAGGATGCCGTACGCGAAGCTCGCGCCGACAGTACCGGTCAATTCGTGCTCTGTCATGTTCCGCAGAACTCCATCGTCACCGCGCTGGCTTATCTGGGGGCCGACACGACGGGCGTGATTGAACTCTCGGTGCCGACGGCCGAATACGTGGTGGCCGACTTCGTCCTGGATCGCACTGCGACCGGCGCGCCAACACGGGAACGGCGTGGGGCCGGGACGGTGCGTGGCGTGGTCACGACGCCCAATGGTCAACCGCTGGTCAACGCCGTGGCGCGCGTGCTGGGGAGTGGTTCGCCGGCGCGCAGCGACAGTGCCGGGAGATTTCGCGTCGCCGATGCCGTGGCCGGCACACAGACCCTCGAAGTGCGATCGGTAGGCTTCGAGCCGCAGCGCATCCCCGTGGTGCTGCGGGCGGGAGAGGTCGCGAACGTCGCCATCGCGCTGGCGTCCAGCGGTACACGGATTGATACGGTACGGGTGACCGCCGGGCGCGTGGTGCCGTGGCAGGTGGAGCGCATCGAAGCCCGGTGGAAACAGGGGCTGGGCGTCATCATGGACGGCGCCACCATTCGCGAACGCACCAGTACCACTCTGACCACGGCGCTCTGGAACGTCCCTGGCGTGAGGCTTGGCAACCGCTTGGGCAGCGGCAACACCATCATCATGCGCGGTCAGAACGGACGCGAGTGCTTTCCGCGCATCTTCCTCGACGGCTACAGTATCTCGCGGGGCATAACCGCCACGACGGCACGGAATCCCAATCTCGATGGATTCGTGGAGCTGTCGCTTGACGAGATCGTGACGCCCGGCGATGTGCTGGCCATGGAGGTGTACGACAACCCCATGAAAGTGCCCCCCGAGTTCTTCAGCGGCGGCGACTGTGGTGTGGTGCTCGTATGGACCGGTTACGCGCTCAAGAAGGTCGCTCCCATTGACCCGCGGCGGCGCCAGTAG
- a CDS encoding ArsC family reductase has translation MTFILYGIRNCDTMKKARAWLDARGVAYAFHDYKVAGIDAGTLRAWATSVGWEKLLNRAGTTFRGLDTADKADLDEAKAIALMVANPSLIKRPVLTGVGGVPLVGFSVAAYEAALP, from the coding sequence ATGACCTTTATTCTGTACGGCATCCGCAACTGCGACACGATGAAGAAAGCCCGCGCTTGGCTCGATGCACGCGGCGTCGCGTATGCGTTTCACGACTACAAGGTCGCGGGCATTGATGCGGGGACGCTCCGCGCGTGGGCGACGTCCGTGGGGTGGGAGAAACTGCTCAACCGCGCGGGCACGACATTCCGCGGGCTGGATACTGCGGACAAAGCTGACCTGGATGAGGCCAAAGCGATTGCGCTGATGGTCGCCAACCCGAGTCTCATCAAGCGTCCGGTATTGACGGGCGTGGGTGGGGTACCGCTGGTGGGGTTCAGTGTAGCGGCCTATGAGGCGGCGCTCCCCTGA
- a CDS encoding serine hydrolase domain-containing protein, giving the protein MQSRRLAVLTALAGLVVGPPAASQSAASARASAPASTAAFDSVVRAEVAQRQFSGVVLVAEQGTTVFQAAVGSAGTNVPMTVDTRFRLASITKAFAAVLVMQLVEEQRLRVSSTIAQVLPDLKIPRAEQITVHDMLLHRAGSPEEPDALYAAPRSARAMVMETAKLAYRPYGEFAYSNLDYFVLQLMIEKITGKPFATVLQERILTPLGMKHTGIATRASTGIAKGYLADSSGRLTPEPSDYVENAGAAGAMYGTVADLMLFDQALYSERLLKKASIAEMYTSHPELGYVAYGSWVYDYYFLPSSPLVVERRGRSYGFNHTFIRMPGINKTLIILSNTDRFDPDTFGKLDSFKDRLIKVLVERP; this is encoded by the coding sequence ATGCAGTCTCGCCGTCTCGCCGTGCTCACTGCTCTCGCGGGTCTCGTTGTCGGGCCACCTGCCGCGTCACAATCCGCCGCATCGGCACGCGCGTCGGCGCCAGCCTCCACCGCGGCCTTCGACAGCGTCGTGCGCGCCGAAGTTGCGCAGCGTCAGTTTTCCGGGGTCGTGTTGGTGGCGGAGCAGGGTACCACCGTGTTTCAGGCGGCGGTGGGGTCGGCCGGCACAAACGTACCAATGACGGTGGATACGCGCTTCCGGCTGGCATCGATCACCAAGGCGTTTGCTGCGGTGCTCGTCATGCAATTGGTGGAAGAACAGCGACTCCGCGTATCGTCAACCATTGCTCAGGTGCTCCCCGACCTGAAGATCCCGCGTGCCGAGCAGATCACCGTGCACGATATGCTGCTGCACCGTGCCGGGTCTCCCGAAGAGCCGGACGCGCTGTACGCCGCGCCGCGCAGTGCACGGGCCATGGTGATGGAGACGGCGAAGCTGGCCTATCGCCCCTATGGTGAGTTCGCGTACTCCAATCTCGACTACTTCGTGCTCCAGCTGATGATCGAGAAGATCACCGGCAAACCGTTCGCGACCGTTTTGCAGGAGCGCATTCTCACGCCGCTCGGCATGAAACACACTGGCATCGCGACGCGCGCCAGCACGGGTATCGCGAAAGGCTATCTCGCCGACTCCTCTGGCCGCCTCACGCCCGAGCCGTCGGACTATGTTGAGAATGCCGGTGCTGCCGGTGCGATGTACGGCACCGTGGCGGACCTGATGCTCTTTGACCAGGCGCTCTACAGCGAACGATTGCTCAAGAAGGCGAGCATCGCCGAGATGTACACGTCGCACCCCGAGCTCGGCTATGTGGCCTACGGGAGCTGGGTGTACGACTACTATTTTCTTCCCAGTTCACCCCTCGTGGTGGAACGGCGTGGCCGATCGTACGGCTTCAACCACACGTTCATTCGCATGCCCGGCATCAACAAGACCTTGATCATTCTGAGCAACACGGATCGCTTCGATCCCGACACGTTCGGAAAGCTCGACAGCTTCAAGGATCGGTTGATCAAGGTGTTGGTGGAGCGGCCGTAG
- a CDS encoding M24 family metallopeptidase has protein sequence MTASRRDFVRQIGLGLAASATATEALGALSLTSGREGSERLLVENPRHPTPAPVGTDRLPLAWYQGQSRRLREQARARGVDVILLQSDVNLVYFTGCFRGSGERTTWAMMPTREADTVYWFSPAIDRDLITSWWCTENEYYFCYPHAEGGFPNRGQLAKGGRVDLWAWVLGQLAAKGLGDATIGLDRELTPSAQRTFDRILPNAKVADVSDLCLRMQVIKTPEEIALTQRAYRYFDLVHCFARDFILEHGTRATDYQVGQALSQYGINLMMRDVRRDGRPHSAVGMEVTGHYVRTGVATAYPHPNQFFHAPLQKGQPVYVNCDILLGGYGGEGYRNYILRPSNSAHDRMWQVVADTVQMIVEETKPGAVCADIAYKVHAYQIKQGMQEFIYHRPGHGQGQNFVGHQPPFLALGDESVVEEGMTFSVEPGLYDEKNGIGINPSDRLVVLKDRSVLMSRIPFTKEWSFLDV, from the coding sequence ATGACTGCTTCTCGCCGCGACTTCGTTCGCCAGATCGGGCTGGGGCTGGCCGCCTCTGCCACCGCTACCGAGGCGCTCGGTGCCCTTTCCCTCACCAGTGGCCGGGAGGGATCGGAGCGCCTGCTCGTTGAAAATCCGCGGCATCCCACGCCGGCGCCGGTGGGCACCGATCGGTTGCCGCTCGCGTGGTATCAGGGACAGTCGCGGCGGCTGCGCGAGCAGGCACGCGCGCGGGGGGTCGACGTGATCCTGCTGCAGAGCGACGTGAATCTGGTGTACTTCACCGGCTGCTTCCGCGGCAGTGGCGAGCGCACGACGTGGGCCATGATGCCCACGCGCGAGGCCGACACCGTCTACTGGTTCTCCCCCGCTATTGACCGTGACCTCATCACGTCGTGGTGGTGTACCGAGAACGAGTACTACTTCTGCTATCCGCACGCCGAGGGCGGCTTCCCCAACCGGGGGCAACTGGCGAAGGGAGGGCGCGTGGACCTCTGGGCGTGGGTCCTGGGACAGCTCGCCGCCAAGGGACTCGGCGACGCGACCATCGGTCTCGACCGCGAACTCACCCCGTCGGCGCAGCGCACCTTCGATCGTATTCTCCCCAACGCCAAGGTCGCCGATGTGAGCGACCTGTGTCTGCGCATGCAGGTGATCAAGACGCCGGAGGAGATCGCGCTCACCCAACGCGCCTACCGCTACTTCGATCTCGTGCACTGTTTTGCGCGCGATTTCATTTTGGAGCACGGTACCCGCGCTACCGACTATCAGGTGGGCCAAGCCCTGTCGCAGTATGGCATCAACCTCATGATGCGTGACGTGCGGCGAGACGGGCGGCCGCACAGCGCCGTGGGGATGGAAGTGACCGGCCACTACGTGCGCACCGGCGTCGCCACCGCGTACCCGCACCCCAATCAGTTCTTCCACGCGCCTCTGCAGAAGGGGCAGCCGGTCTACGTGAACTGCGACATCCTGCTGGGTGGCTACGGCGGTGAAGGGTATCGCAACTACATCCTGCGCCCGTCCAACAGTGCGCATGACCGCATGTGGCAGGTGGTGGCCGACACCGTGCAGATGATCGTGGAAGAAACCAAGCCCGGCGCCGTCTGCGCCGACATTGCCTACAAGGTGCACGCGTACCAGATCAAGCAGGGGATGCAGGAGTTCATCTACCACCGGCCGGGACACGGGCAGGGGCAGAACTTCGTGGGACACCAGCCGCCGTTCCTCGCGCTCGGCGACGAGTCGGTGGTCGAGGAAGGGATGACCTTCTCGGTGGAGCCCGGACTCTACGACGAAAAGAATGGCATCGGCATCAACCCCAGCGACCGGCTCGTGGTGCTCAAGGACCGCTCGGTGCTCATGAGCCGGATCCCGTTCACCAAGGAATGGAGTTTCCTGGACGTTTGA
- a CDS encoding PAS domain-containing protein — MTLTRRFLDELSTAQLLERLDLALEGANLGIWDWDLRDNSVQFDRRWCEMLGLDHATTPMVLDTWSARAHPDDLDGCYRDIRAHLDGHSPRYQNVHRMRHADGRWLYILDRGRIAGRDEQGRPIRFTGTHLDITAITLAEERTRREEQARLTVLMNFSATLAHELNTPLQVIALAAHALTRLGATDDGEGNGTASREVVSREAVDAIVAMSDRAGRITSALRALSQRDGLAESPFSHSFAQAIELFHDRFDSEGISVSIVDESNGAVVRATAGDVLRAHVFLLDGALRALLATKDAKRSVHLAAQLEGAHVIVTCTDSGVRWAPEGGHDEIEPSSLSPSELLGPIVARFGGGIEVSDRSHGNHFTVRFPLVTASV; from the coding sequence ATGACACTTACGCGTCGGTTTCTCGACGAACTTTCGACGGCGCAGTTGCTCGAACGGCTCGACCTCGCCCTCGAAGGTGCCAATCTCGGTATCTGGGATTGGGACCTGCGTGACAACTCGGTCCAGTTCGATCGGCGATGGTGCGAAATGTTGGGACTCGACCACGCGACCACCCCGATGGTGCTTGATACGTGGTCGGCGCGCGCACATCCCGACGACCTCGACGGCTGCTATCGCGACATTCGCGCGCATCTCGACGGGCACAGTCCGCGCTACCAGAACGTGCACCGCATGCGCCATGCCGATGGGCGGTGGCTGTACATCCTCGATCGAGGACGGATTGCCGGACGCGACGAGCAGGGGCGCCCCATTCGCTTCACCGGGACGCATCTCGATATCACCGCCATCACGCTGGCAGAAGAGCGCACCCGCAGAGAGGAGCAGGCGCGACTCACCGTGCTGATGAACTTCTCCGCCACCCTCGCGCACGAGCTCAACACGCCTCTGCAGGTAATCGCACTCGCCGCGCATGCTCTCACCCGCCTCGGTGCGACGGACGACGGCGAGGGAAACGGCACGGCGAGCCGCGAGGTGGTGAGCCGCGAGGCGGTCGACGCGATCGTGGCAATGTCCGATCGCGCCGGTCGGATCACGTCGGCGCTTCGCGCGCTATCGCAGCGCGACGGCCTCGCGGAATCTCCCTTCAGCCACAGCTTTGCTCAGGCGATCGAACTCTTTCACGATCGGTTCGATAGCGAGGGGATCTCGGTGTCGATCGTGGATGAATCGAACGGCGCCGTCGTGCGCGCCACCGCCGGAGACGTCTTGCGAGCGCACGTCTTTCTGCTCGATGGCGCACTGCGGGCCCTGCTGGCGACGAAAGACGCGAAGCGCTCTGTGCATCTGGCGGCTCAGCTTGAGGGAGCGCACGTCATCGTGACGTGCACAGACTCCGGGGTGCGGTGGGCACCAGAGGGAGGCCACGACGAGATTGAACCGTCATCGCTCAGCCCCAGCGAGTTGCTGGGACCGATCGTGGCCCGGTTCGGCGGGGGCATCGAAGTGAGTGACCGGTCGCACGGGAACCATTTCACCGTGCGCTTCCCACTCGTGACGGCCTCGGTATGA
- a CDS encoding response regulator translates to MITERDGLHGHVTTSPRILVVDDELTLRRMLERVLSMRGFDVCTAANGDEAMARLSSEHFDVVLSDMVMPQCDGRCLLEAMRAAGIRIPVVVLTGYADATDLSLVALGAAAVLGKPASVDVICTTLATVLPPRTAP, encoded by the coding sequence ATGATCACCGAGCGCGACGGCCTGCATGGGCACGTGACCACCTCCCCGCGTATTCTCGTGGTGGATGACGAACTCACGTTGCGCCGGATGCTCGAGCGCGTGCTGTCGATGCGCGGGTTCGACGTCTGCACGGCGGCCAATGGCGACGAGGCCATGGCCCGACTGTCGTCGGAGCACTTCGATGTCGTACTGTCCGACATGGTGATGCCGCAGTGCGATGGGCGATGCCTGCTCGAGGCGATGCGCGCGGCGGGAATTCGCATTCCGGTGGTGGTCTTGACCGGGTACGCCGACGCGACCGACTTGTCGCTCGTCGCGCTTGGTGCGGCGGCGGTGCTCGGCAAACCGGCGTCCGTTGACGTGATCTGCACGACCCTCGCCACGGTGCTGCCGCCGCGTACGGCACCGTAG